GAAAATCTCGCGAAACAGCCTGCGGGGTTGTGTTCGATTGATCTGTGCCTGACTGAACCGCGTCTGATAAAACAACGAGGGCAACTCCAAAGCAGCAGACAGGACGGCACCAGGAAGAAAAGCACGCAGAGCGGGAAAAGCAGACAGCCAGAGAGGCGCATTTTGAGCGCGGCAACGCCCCCCGGCGGCTTTACTAGAGAAAAGACCCGTCAACCCGGCCCCCCTTCCGGTAAATGTCGACGGCCAATCGTGCGAAGGCCACAACAAAGACCCCCACATCCAGCTGGAAACATCAAGTCGCCAAGCGATCAACGCCAGTTCCTTGGAGAAATTCCACAGGCTTACACCTGTGTACGTTAGCAGTCCCAAGAAAAAAAGCAACTGATCGGCACGAGCAATGCTCACCGAAAAATTTGCGGCTATGAAACGAACAGGACGAAACCGCCCATCGCTTGACGGTTTCGTCCCTTCGAATACTTCCGAAAATTACTTCAGTTCGACAGTACCGCCGGCGCCTTCGATTTCCTTCTTGATCTTCTCGGCGTCTTCTTTCGAGATCGCCTGCTTCAGAGCCTTGGGCACCCCTTCCACGAGGTCCTTGGCTTCCTTCAGACCCAGGCCGGTGATGCTGCGGACAGCTTTGATCACGTTGATCTTGTTGTCGCCGAACTTGGTCAGGATCACGTCGAACTCGGTCTTTTCTTCGACCGGAGCAGCGGCTGCAGCCGGAGCAGCAGCAGCCATCATCACGCCGCCGCCGGCGGGCTCGATGCCGTGAACTTCCTTCAGGTAATCAGCCAGCGCCTTCGCCTGCAGCAGAGTGAGGCCGACAAGCTTGTCGCCCATTTCCTTGGTGCTGGCGTCGAACGTCTTTTCTGCAACTTCTGACATTTCCAAATCTCCGTGTGTTGAACGCCGGCGTGTACCGACCGGCTCGGTTGAGTGAATGAATCGGCCGCTTCACTCGGCCGAACCGGGACGCTACGCAGCGTCTCCGCCTTCCTTCGCTTCGTCTTCTCCCTTTTCCGACAGCGCTGTGAGCTGGCCGGAAATGGTTCCCCCGGGGCCCAGCAGGGCGCCCGCAAGTTTCGCTCCCGGGCTGAGCAACAGCCCGGCAATCTGGCCGATGAGTTCCAGGCGGCTGGGGCCTTTCGAAATCTCTTCGACGCCGTCGGAGTTGACTCCCTGGCCGTCGACGACTCCCCCCTTGATCGACATCTTCTCGATCTTCTTGGCCCATTCCGTCATCTCACGGGACAGGCCAACAATGTCTTCGCTGCCCCAGACGAGAGTCGTCGGGCCAGACAGGATCGATTCGCTGACATCGATGCCGGACTCTTTCAGCGCGAGCTTGGCCAGCGAGTTTTTGACTCCCAGCAGCGTCACGCCCTTTTTACGCAGAGTTTCCCGCAACTGATTCTGGGCAATGGCGTCCATCTTGGACACGTCCAGCATTAGTAGATCCTTCCGGCTGCCGAGTTCGGCACGGATCTCGCGGATAATCATTTCCTTGACGGGCTTACTCATGACTCGTTCTCACTCACGCACATGGTGGACGGCCGCGGATGCGGCGGTCATTGCGAATTCGCGGTGCGACTGGCGGCTGCCGGGTCGCCATCAGGTATTCAAGACCGAATAGCTGATGTGGTCTCTGCCGGGTGCCCGCTCTGTCGAGCATCCCGAGCGAACGTCAGGCGGCGGAAATCTGGATGCCGGGCATCTGGGTCGCGGTGACGGTGATCGACCGCACGTACTGACCTTTGGCGGCCTGAGGCTTCAGCTGCATAATCATCTGCAACAGAGCCTGAATGTTTTCGGTCAGCTTCTCTTCG
This window of the Planctomicrobium piriforme genome carries:
- the rplL gene encoding 50S ribosomal protein L7/L12, with the protein product MSEVAEKTFDASTKEMGDKLVGLTLLQAKALADYLKEVHGIEPAGGGVMMAAAAPAAAAAPVEEKTEFDVILTKFGDNKINVIKAVRSITGLGLKEAKDLVEGVPKALKQAISKEDAEKIKKEIEGAGGTVELK
- the rplJ gene encoding 50S ribosomal protein L10; translated protein: MSKPVKEMIIREIRAELGSRKDLLMLDVSKMDAIAQNQLRETLRKKGVTLLGVKNSLAKLALKESGIDVSESILSGPTTLVWGSEDIVGLSREMTEWAKKIEKMSIKGGVVDGQGVNSDGVEEISKGPSRLELIGQIAGLLLSPGAKLAGALLGPGGTISGQLTALSEKGEDEAKEGGDAA